Proteins from a single region of Syngnathus typhle isolate RoL2023-S1 ecotype Sweden linkage group LG10, RoL_Styp_1.0, whole genome shotgun sequence:
- the LOC133160599 gene encoding C-C chemokine receptor type 1-like: MSETTVTVYDYYDPGVPEHHPCETSSIIGFGTVFIIVLYSLVVILGFIGNLLVVCVLVKHRNQTTMTDICLFNLALSDLLFLISLPLYTHYTMVKEWTHGDFLCHFSGGSLSTSFFCSTFFMVVMTLDRYLIIKHDVKVTKYRTRRTGFILTVIVWLLSFCVSLPSFIFTSEKIQPKGLVCSYEPNNDAWQVYIILTRNILGLVLPLLVMVFSYSRIIPVLMRIRSTKKLRVVKLIISIVVIFFLLWAPYNISYFLMFLHFDRHLLTDCDSEKNIKLSVIVTEAIANTHCCLNPILYAFVGQKFMRRVLQLMKCVPGISRAQWHSSDYSSRKSSARSSEGTFIM, translated from the exons AAACAACTGTCACTGTATACGACTACTATGATCCTGGAGTTCCAGAGCATCATCCCTGCGAAACCAGTAGTATAATTGGCTTTGGCACAGTGTTCATCATTGTTCTCTACTCTTTGGTTGTCATCCTTGGCTTCATTG GTAATCTCCTTGTGGTGTGTGTCCTGGTGAAACATCGTAACCAGACAACCATGACAGATATCTGTCTATTCAACTTAGCTTTGTCTGATCTACTCTTCCTCATTTCACTACCGCTCTACACGCACTACACTATGGTCAAAGAGTGGACTCATGGTGACTTTCTGTGCCATTTTAGCGGTGGTTCCCTCAGTACCAGCTTCTTCTGCAGCACATTCTTCATGGTTGTCATGACACTGGACCGCTACTTGATTATTAAACATGACGTGAAGGTGACCAAATACCGCACAAGGAGAACAGGGTTCATACTCACTGTGATTGTGTGGTTGCTGAGCTTCTGTGTATCCCTTCCTTCTTTCATCTTCACTTCAGAGAAAATACAGCCGAAAGGGCTGGTTTGCAGTTATGAACCAAATAATGATGCCTGGCAGGTCTACATTATCTTAACAAGGAATATTTTGGGTCTGGTGCTTCCTCTGCTGGTTATGGTGTTCAGCTACTCTAGGATCATACCTGTCCTGATGAGAATAAGGAGTACAAAGAAGCTACGTGTTGTAAAGCTGATCATTTCAATCGTGGTTATCTTTTTCTTGTTATGGGCACCGTACAACATTTCATATTTTCTGATGTTTCTGCATTTTGATCGACATCTCCTAACTGACTGTGACTCTgagaaaaatattaaattgtCAGTAATAGTTACTGAGGCAATCGCAAACACTCACTGTTGCTTGAATCCCATCCTATATGCTTTTGTTGGACAGAAGTTTATGAGACGTGTCTTGCAGCTGATGAAATGTGTGCCTGGGATTTCTAGGGCCCAATGGCATTCATCAGACTACTCTTCCCGAAAGAGTTCAGCCAGGTCCTCTGAAGGCACCTTTATCATGTAG
- the LOC133160598 gene encoding C-C chemokine receptor type 1-like: protein MAKSASVLGGLNESVFPVELTRPISTAVAESTTFDDIDYSLFPDDGFGMCVYEKHGASFLPAIYCIFFILGFVGNSLVVWVLVCEVRLRNMTDVCLLNLAIADLLLVGSLPFLAYQVHDQWIFGDTMCKVVLGVYHIVLYSGIFFIVVMSIDRYLAIVHAVYAMRARTCFFGIIAAGVTWVAGFLASFPELLYLKQQPDHINATFCYAVYEPFTSDNSDSYWRVFGLMKMNILGLLIPMVIMSFCYLQIIRRLLSCQSSKRQTIQLVVIVVAVFFICWGPYNIVVLFKVLELLQVYTECKSSQVIRLAIQITEVVAYFHSCLNPVLYVFVGRKFRRHLLRLIHRLPCGLCQLVKVFIPQQQSIRSDISRTTSLGERSTAV, encoded by the exons ATGGCCAAAAGTGCTTCGGTTCTCGGTGGGTTGAATGAGAGCGTCTTTCCAGTGGAATTAACAAG GCCTATTTCAACAGCCGTTGCTGAAAGCACGACATTCGATGACATAGACTACAGCCTTTTTCCAGATGACGGCTTTGGGATGTGTGTGTACGAGAAGCATGGAGCTTCTTTTCTTCCAGCTATCTACTGTATATTCTTCATCCTGGGCTTTGTTGGCAACTCTTTGGTTGTCTGGGTCCTTGTCTGCGAGGTGCGACTTCGCAACATGACGGACGTCTGCCTCCTGAACTTGGCCATCGCTGACCTCCTGTTGGTCGGTTCCCTACCATTCCTGGCCTACCAAGTTCATGACCAGTGGATATTTGGGGACACTATGTGCAAAGTGGTCCTGGGTGTTTACCACATAGTTTTATATTCAGGCATTTTTTTTATCGTGGTAATGAGCATCGACAGGTATTTAGCGATCGTCCATGCTGTTTACGCCATGAGGGCACGCACGTGCTTCTTTGGGATAATTGCAGCAGGCGTCACATGGGTAGCTGGATTTTTGGCCTCTTTTCCTGAGCTCCTCTACCTAAAACAGCAGCCTGACCACATAAACGCCACGTTCTGCTACGCTGTGTATGAACCATTCACTTCGGACAACTCCGATAGTTACTGGCGTGTTTTTGGTCTcatgaaaatgaacattttagGATTACTTATTCCCATGGTCATCATGTCCTTTTGCTACTTGCAAATCATCAGGCGGCTGCTTTCCTGCCAGTCGTCTAAAAGGCAGACCATCCAGTTGGTGGTCATTGTGGTGGCTGTTTTTTTCATATGCTGGGGGCCCTACAACATAGTGGTGTTGTTCAAAGTGCTGGAACTCTTGCAAGTCTACACGGAGTGCAAAAGCAGCCAAGTCATCCGATTGGCCATACAAATCACAGAGGTCGTCGCCTACTTTCACAGCTGCCTCAACCCTGTGCTGTATGTTTTTGTGGGGCGGAAGTTCAGGAGGCACCTGCTCAGGTTGATCCACAGACTTCCATGTGGTTTGTGCCAGCTTGTTAAGGTCTTCATACCACAGCAACAGAGCATCAGGTCCGATATCTCCCGAACCACCAGCTTGGGTGAGAGGAGCACTGCTGTGTGA